From Halorussus lipolyticus:
CATGTACGGCGACTGGTAGAGGCTGGGCACCGACAGCGCCAGCATTACCACCATCACGACGCCGAGCGCGGTCCGGGCGCTTCCCGACGAGTACCGCGTCGAGAGGCGCTCGACGCCCTTCGAGAGCGCGATTGCGCCGAGAATCGTGATGAGCACGAGCATGAAGCCCAGTTGGCGGAAGTGAAGCTTCTCGTAGCTAACCACGAAGTAGGCGGTGAACAGCGTGCCGATGGGGACCAATCCGATTCCGAGGTAGCGCACGAACGCCGACACGTCCGGCGAGTCCTCGATTCTGCCGAGGAAGCCAGTCAGAATCAGCAGGCCCGCCAGTCCGCAGAACACGGTGGCGACGAGGAACAGTTTGACGAACAGTATCGGGACCGACCCGCCGATGGACGACAGCGAGACCGCTCGCTGAGTCACCGTCCCGCCGACCTGCGGGCCGTTCAGAATCATGTTGAGGAGGGCCGAGGCCGCCCCGGACGCTCGCTCGTGGCGGGGTGCCCACACCAAGAACGCGCCGCCGATGAACAGCGTCTGGAGCGCCAGCAGGGGGTGGTCGCCTTCGCGGGTGCCCCACCACTTCGCTATCACCTGCAGGCCCAGAATCGAGACGAAGACGAACACGACGTTGAGCGCCTGTTGGGGGTGAATCAACACGATTGCGGCCGACGCCACCGCCATCAGGACGCCTGTCGGGGTTCCGACCAGCAGTTCGTCCCGGTCTGCCTCCACGAGGTATCGCGCCAGCAGGAAGACCACCAGCGGGAGAAAGAGGATGGCCTGCGAAGTCGGGTGAGCCATCTGGTAGACGCTGATGTTGGTGATGGGCAAGAGGAGAAAGCCAGACAGCGCCGCGGTGGCCGAGGCGAGTCTGCTGTGGGTCATCGTCCACGTCGCCAGCGGGAGGAACACGAGGAACACCGCGCTGAACGCCATAATCATGACCAAGATTGCGCGGTTCAGCGCCATCCCGGTCGCGTCCGAGAGGAAGATGGCGATGGTGTGGGTGCCGGGGTAGAGCAGGTCGAGGACCCCCATCCGGCCCGACGCGATGTCCTTGGCCCACCCGAGGTGGGTCAGCGAGTCGCCAGCGCCGAAGAAGTAGTACGACCGCAGGACCGGAACCGACGCGATGGCGAGCGCAGAGAGGCCGCCCAGCGCCAGCGCGAGTTTCCGCGGTCGGCCTGCTCCTCGGAGGCCGACGAACACGCCGACCAGCAGGGCCGTCCCCGCGCCGAGCCAGAACGCCAGCGGCGTTTCAGCGTAAATCGACAGTTCGTAGGTCTCTGGCGGCGACCCGTGCGCGACGAGGACCGCCACAGCGAGCGACACAAAACCGACGAGGAGTGCGCCTTTCTCCCATCTCCGGGAGTCGTGAGTGTCCGAAGCCATGTGTAATCAGACCGCGCCCGGTCGGACGCGTAGCTACCTCCAAACGTCCCCGTCTCTGGGCTTTGTTATGGGCCGCCTGAAACGCCGTAGGGCCTGTCGATGGCGTCCTCGGCGACCGTCGCTGGCAGAGGTCACGTGGGGAACCCGCTCGCCGTGTCGCGCGGGAGGGTCCTCGGCGAGGCAGGCGAGAACGCCGAGAGTAAATAAAGGAATGAGTAGTTGTCTAAAGAACGGAATAATATATCTTAAAGATAGGTCGTTGATTCTAATACACCGTGGTTGGTTCGAAAACCAGCGATTCGTCGCCGGCCAACTTTGCGATAGCCGCCACCTTCATTAGCACGTGGGGACGAACAGCCAACAGACCGAAATCACAACTCGGAATTGAGTAAATATGGTTGGTAAGTACGAGACCAGAAACAATCGGGACGTATCGAGACACCGCTGTGGTGACCGCTACGAGGCTTATGAGACCGACTCCGGAACCGTCGTGGTCTTCGACAGCGAGAATCCGCGAGCGTGGATTGAGTCCGACGATACCGTCTCGCCGTCCTCGCGGACGTAGCCGCCTCGTCACTGCCCTACGGGACCCCCGATAACACTTATCAAGCTACGGCGGTAAGTTACCGATAGAAACCCGATTACCGACCGTAATCGAGAACTCGAACAGATGACTGAGAAATACGACAGCGAGAACAACCGCGACGAGGAGGAACCCGAAACCGAACGCTACGGCGCGTTCAGCGACGGTGCTGGCGAAGTCGTCGTCTACGACACCACGAACAACGCCGCGTGGCTCAAGTCCGACGCGGCGGTCGAGATCGAAGCGATGGCCTGATTTCGGAACCACAAGAGCAGTTGAGACCGCAATCTCCTCGAAAGCCCTCGCGCGGTTCGCGGTCACGTGAGGGGTGCGCGGCGCTCCGCGCCGCGACTGGCGAGTGGTGGAACCGCGAGCGAAGCGAACGCAGACGCCAAGGAGTTGGCCTGTCTCACCGAGCGAAGCACATGGTAGTCGCCCCGTCTCGACCACAGACTGCGGGTCCTGACCCCGACGCCAGAAGTTGCCCCAACCGCAGACCGCGGGTCCTGAACTCGACGCCCGCGGGTGTCGAGTTCAGGACGGATG
This genomic window contains:
- a CDS encoding DUF7331 family protein, yielding MVGKYETRNNRDVSRHRCGDRYEAYETDSGTVVVFDSENPRAWIESDDTVSPSSRT
- a CDS encoding DUF7331 family protein, yielding MTEKYDSENNRDEEEPETERYGAFSDGAGEVVVYDTTNNAAWLKSDAAVEIEAMA